From Paralcaligenes sp. KSB-10:
GTCAGGCTGCAAGTGTGGTTGGGCAAGAAGCCCATTACGCAAAACATGCTGATTTCCCAGGTGCCGGAATCCGGGCGCCTGCCGGCGGGCAACCCCAGCTTTCGCGCCAATATGCTGGTGCCTGAAGGCAGCGAGAGCAGTACCGGCATTGTTGGGGTCGACGATGGCGTGCTGGTCCAGCCGCTGCCCTTCGTGCTCAAGCTCAAGAAATTCGTGGTCGATTATTATTCGACGGGGATGCCCAGCAGCTTTAAAAGCGATGTCGAAGTCACCGACCCGGCAACCGGCAAGAAATTCGACCGGACCATCGAAGTCAACGAACCCTTGCGCTACAAGGGAGTCACCGTTTACCAATCCAGTTTCGATGATGGCGGCAGCAAGCTCCAACTGGTGGGTTACCCTCTGGTCGGATCAAAAAGCCAGCCGTTCGATGTGTCGGGTACGGTAGGTAAATCGACCGAAATCACCATGGGCAGCGATCCCAAGGCGGGGCGCGTCGAGCTGGATCTGTCGGGTTTACGCGTAATCAATGTCGAAAACCTGTCGGGTAACGTCAATCCGCAACCCAAGCCCATGCTGGCGCAAGTGGCGGCTGTCACAGGCAGCGCCGCCGGGGCAAAAAACGAAAACCTGCATAACGTGGGGCCCAGCGTGCAGTATCGCGTGGTTGGCCGGGATGGCCAGTCGCACGAATTCAATAACTACATGCTGCCCATGAAGCTCGACGGCAGTTATGTATTCCTGGCGGGCGAGCGTGATAACCCGGGCGCCAACTACCGGTATATGCGCATCCCGGCCGACGCCAATAACTCTGTGGCCGAATTCATGAGTCTGCGCGCGGCCTTGCACGATCCATTCATGCGTGCTGAGGCGGCGGGCCGTTTCGCCGCCAAGAATGCCAGTTCCGAGGCACAGCGGCCATTGCTGGAAAAGGCGGCTGCCGGCGCTCTGGAAACCTTTGCCAAGGGCGGTTTCAACGCCATTGTCGAGAAAGTGCCAGAGCCGGAACGCGAAAAGATCCTGGGGTTTGCGGTGCCCATGGTGCAATTGTGCCTGGTTGAATTGCGCGACCTCGAGCGCGAGAAGACAGGTGCCAAACCTATTGATCACGAAGGTCCGGCTGGCGAGAAGGCCAGCAAATGGATTCAGCTCTCCCTGCTGGCGCTGGCGAACCTGCCCGATTACCCGGCGCCCGTATTCATGTCGCTCAAGAGCTTCGATCATGTGCAGGCCAGCGTGTTCCAGGTGGCTCGCAGCCCTGGCAAGAATGCGGTTTATCTGGGCTGTTTATTTTTGATATTAGGCGTATTCTCGATGTTCTATATTCGGGATCGACGGATTTGGGTCTGGGTCAAGCCGCATGGACAGGGCAGCGAACTGCTGGCTGCCATGACTTCGCAACGGCGCACCCTCGACTTTCAACACGAGTTCGAGCGCTTCAAAGACGCGATCAAGCGCCTGTCTACGTAAAGAGGTTTCCTATGACCGATACAATCATCAAGCCGGGCCTGCCGATGTGGCAGGACGCCATGACGGCGAGCGGCGATTCGCGCGGTCGGCGCGGCTTGCCGAACTGGTCCGATATTGTCTTTTTCCTGGTTCTGGCCGGCGGGGCGGCGTATACGCTCATGAATTTCAGTAATAGCATGGACTATTACGAGAAGCTGATTCTGTGCGGCGCGGTCGCCGTGTTCAGCTGGATGGGCTGGTTGTGGCGTCCCTTGCGTACCCTGATGATCGCCAGCGGGCTCAGCGCCCTGTTCGCCATCTGGTTATACAGCAATGGCGGCGGTCTTGGCCAGGGCGACATCACGCGGGCCGAGCATGTGTTTTTCCTGAAATACTTGTTCTCGTCGCAGTCGGCTATTTTATGGATGTGCTCCCTGTTCGTGCTGGCCACGATCTGTTATTGGATCGGTATTTTCAGCAACACGGCAGCCTGGCTTGGCACCGTGTTCGCCTGGGGTGCCGTTTATGCCGGCGTGACCGGCTTGCTGGTGCGCTGGCGCGAAGGGCATTTGCTGGGTCCCGATATCGGCCATGTTCCGGTCAGCAACCTGTATGAAGTGTTCGTGCTGTTCTCACTGATCACGGCGCTGTTCTACCTGTACTACGAACGACGCTATGCAACGCGCGCGTTGGGCGGTTTCGTGATGCTGGTCATCAGCTCGGCGGTTATTTTCCTGCTGTGGTATTCCTTTACGCGCGATGCGTTTGCCATTCAGCCGCTGACTCCCGCTCTTAAAAGCTGGTGGATGAAGCTGCATGTGCCGGCCAACTTCATTGGGTATGGCACATTTTCGCTGGCGGCCATGGTGGGTTTTGCCTATCTGATCAAAGAGCACGGACAGACTACGTCGCGCGCCCAGTTGATTCCCTTGTTCATACTTGGGGCGGTATTGTGCGCCGAACCCATGGTGTTCGGCTCCAAAGAGCTGTCGCTGACCTGGATGCTGTATTTCGGGCTTGGGGCGATTATCGTGGGAGCAATACTGGCGTTTCGCCGGCAGATCGCCAATAAGCTGCCGTCGCTCGAAATCCTCGACGACATCATGTACCGCGCCATTGCGGTCGGTTTCGCCTTCTTTACGGTCGCCACGATCCTGGGTGCACTGTGGGCCGCCGACGCCTGGGGCACATACTGGCAGTG
This genomic window contains:
- the ccsB gene encoding c-type cytochrome biogenesis protein CcsB, translating into MTDTIIKPGLPMWQDAMTASGDSRGRRGLPNWSDIVFFLVLAGGAAYTLMNFSNSMDYYEKLILCGAVAVFSWMGWLWRPLRTLMIASGLSALFAIWLYSNGGGLGQGDITRAEHVFFLKYLFSSQSAILWMCSLFVLATICYWIGIFSNTAAWLGTVFAWGAVYAGVTGLLVRWREGHLLGPDIGHVPVSNLYEVFVLFSLITALFYLYYERRYATRALGGFVMLVISSAVIFLLWYSFTRDAFAIQPLTPALKSWWMKLHVPANFIGYGTFSLAAMVGFAYLIKEHGQTTSRAQLIPLFILGAVLCAEPMVFGSKELSLTWMLYFGLGAIIVGAILAFRRQIANKLPSLEILDDIMYRAIAVGFAFFTVATILGALWAADAWGTYWQWDPKETWALIVWLNYAAWLHMRLMKGLRGSMAAYWALGGLLVTSFAFLGVNMFLSGLHSYGEL
- a CDS encoding cytochrome c biogenesis protein ResB — encoded protein: MNRTLSVRRWSIDVLELLGSMRFAVSLLMFICVASLIGTVLQQNQPPSKYIDQFGPFWFAVFDKFSIWHIYNSWWFLLIMTFLVVSTGICLIRNAPKMVNDARSFREYIRESSLRSFHHRIECGSVLAPNENQNRVQQWLSEQGYKFKTRQDGEGVLIAAKKGSANRFGYIFAHAAIVIICIGGLLDSELAVRLQVWLGKKPITQNMLISQVPESGRLPAGNPSFRANMLVPEGSESSTGIVGVDDGVLVQPLPFVLKLKKFVVDYYSTGMPSSFKSDVEVTDPATGKKFDRTIEVNEPLRYKGVTVYQSSFDDGGSKLQLVGYPLVGSKSQPFDVSGTVGKSTEITMGSDPKAGRVELDLSGLRVINVENLSGNVNPQPKPMLAQVAAVTGSAAGAKNENLHNVGPSVQYRVVGRDGQSHEFNNYMLPMKLDGSYVFLAGERDNPGANYRYMRIPADANNSVAEFMSLRAALHDPFMRAEAAGRFAAKNASSEAQRPLLEKAAAGALETFAKGGFNAIVEKVPEPEREKILGFAVPMVQLCLVELRDLEREKTGAKPIDHEGPAGEKASKWIQLSLLALANLPDYPAPVFMSLKSFDHVQASVFQVARSPGKNAVYLGCLFLILGVFSMFYIRDRRIWVWVKPHGQGSELLAAMTSQRRTLDFQHEFERFKDAIKRLST